The genomic stretch TCGGCTTgttcgctcacacacacacacacacacacacacacacacacacacacacacacacacacacacactacgtcACAGGATGCTCGTTAATACTCATCTTGAGCAGTAGTTGTAGTATATTTCACTATCTGACAAATCTGTATACATTCACTAGCGCTAGCCTTCTGACGTAAAACGACTAGCCGGGTTAAACAGATGCGTTTGAGCTAAGCTGCGTTCGAAGCTCCTAGATGTACTGATTTGTTCACTAGGTCTTGACTTTACAAGTTAGAGAGCTTTTCAGCACCTTTTCTCAGAGAATTGAGCAGTGCCGGTGTTCTAGGATGCGTTCACTGCCGCTTGGCTTTGTACGGCCGTGATCGCTTTCTTCGGTCCGGCTTGCGTTGTTTGTGGAGGCGGCCGATGCTCACACCCTGCCGCCTGCGCACGGAAATGTTCTGCTCCACCAGACTCGCCagcatacctacacacacacgcacacacacggtttaAGGTAGTGGTcatgtgagacagacagattgcAGTTTTCAGTTCCATCATTAGGAATTATACGATTTATTAGGAGTGAATCATGTGGCTCCTTCACTCTGCTGGGAAAGACCCCACCTCAACACTAATGACTGTCATCACTACACACTAGTACACACCAGAACATCTCCACCATCCTGAGTCACACTAAttacagggggagagagagagagagagagagagagagagagagagagagagagagagagagagaatgaaacagTCAGCAGGGAGAATAACATCAGAGCAAgatgaaggacagagagagagagagagagagagaaaggatgtcactcacacactctctcactcactcactcactcacacactcactcactcactcactctctcacacacactcactctctcacacacactcactctcgcaacACAGCACGCGCCACACACACCGCAGCGCTCACACACCACGcacggcacacacacgcacgccacacacccacacacaacacacaccaccacacacgcgcacacacactcacgcacgctcacgctcgcacacactcacgcgcacgcgcgcacacacgcacgcgcacgcgcgcacCACCaccgcacgcgcgcacacagcaccgcacgcgcgcacacacgcacccacgcacgcacacctgcacgctcactcgcacacaccgcactctcactctcgcacacactcactctcactctcctcACCACCACTCCACGCGCCACTCTCGCACCACACcgcacgctctcacacacactcactctctacacacaccacgcacttcactctcacacacacacacacacacacacaccacacacacacacactcacacacgcacacactcacacacacacactcacacacacacactcacacacacactctctcacacacaaacctccgtcacacacatcactctcgtcacacacacactctctcacacacacactctctcacacacacactctctcacacacacactctctcacacacaccactctctcacaccacacactctcttccacacacactctctcacacaacacactctctcacaccaccacactctctcacaccacaccctctctccacacacacactctctcacacacaccactctctccacacacacactctctcacacacagcacactctcttcaccacacacactctcgcacacacacactcgctcacacaccacaccacacacgctcgcacacacacacacgcactcacacacacctcgcacacacacaccacgcactcctcgccacacacacacacgccgcacacacaccacactcacccacacacacacacaccactcacgctctcacacacacacaccaccacgcgcgcacacacacacgcactcaccgcgcacacacacactcactcactctcgcacacacacaccactcacgctctcgcacacacacacacgcacgcctcacacacgcactcacgcaccacacaccactcactctctcacacacacaccacgctcgcacacacactcactcacgcgctcacacacactcactcactcactcacacactcactcactctctcacacactcactcactctctcacacactcactcactctctcacacactcactcactctctcacacactcactcactctctcacacactcactcactctctcacacactcactcactcacactctctcacacactcactcactctcacacactcactcactcactcacacactcactcactcactcacacactcacacactcactcactcactcacacactcacacactcacacactcacacactcacacactcacacactcactcactcacacactcactcacacactcactcactctctcacactcactctctcacactcactctctcacactcactctctcacactcactctctcactctctcacactcactctctcacactcactctctcacactcactcactcacacactcactctctcacactcactctctcacactcactctctcacactcactctctcacactcactctctcactctcacacacatacacacacacacctgcatcagAACAAGAGTTCATTAGACTCTCAGTTGGATCAGGTGTAACTGGAGCAAAGAGAACTTCTTACTGTGCAGGACTCGAGCTGAGACACTGGACTCTGTGCTGGTGTGTAATCCtaatgaataacttttatttccACACCACTgtgactttttatttaattacacgtctttttgtctttagacagaatgatataaatataaacaataatataaatataaacagtagaatatattataaataatcgTGTGGGAGAAACAGAAATGTGGACCTTCTTGTGCCAGCATGGAAATAAAGGTGCAGATGAACTCGTCATAGTTATGGGTCCTCCTCTGGTCATcgatctgcacacacacacacacacacacacacacacacacgtcgttATTACTACATTATATTCAGCTGTGCACAGAAACTCACTTGATGTTGGGATTTAAAAGGCAGGTTGCAGCTCGCACCTTGTATTTCTTCCGtttctccacctcctccttCAGATACACCTCGTAGTTGGCGATATCAGCCTCCACACACTTCAGCAGAGCCAACAACTCCTACAGCATGGACGACAAACAgcaacagtcacacacagtgcAGAAGAATTAAACACAACGAGGAACCTTCATATTAAAGGAACCTCACACGTCCTTGGtgcagacagagagcgaggaaAGCCGAGAGAAAAGGAAGATGTTGGTGTTAGAAACATTTCAGCTCTCAGGACCACTGAGTGACAGACGTATCAGACATTACAGAGTCCGGCCCCTGAAGACCAGAAGAAATCAGACTGAACTCACTTTAGGAGTGTATTTCTCCCCGAGAGGTTTGGGTAGCGCCTCGGGCTCGGCGAAGTTCGCCGTCTCTGCGCTCGGCTTGTCCTTGCTCATCTCTGTGAGCTCCTTTTCCTGTTTCAGCTCCCGAGATGCTGCTCCTTTCCCTCCATCCGTACCTCCTCCCTCTGTGCTCTCGCTCGCCTCCAGACTGTCCACCACAACGGCCTTcttcacaacatcacacactgcctctgtgtgcgcgcacacacagacacacacagacacacacacacacattacttcTGTAGAGTCTATTTATATTTGACATACACAAACTCCTCTATATAAGGAGATCctgatttattatattatacaatatcactgtgtgtgtgtgtgtgtgtgttaccggTACTTGGCAGTGTGTAGATGGTTCCATCCTCTCTGAGCTGGAGCTGTGTGGCGCTGATCAGGGCTCCGAGCTCTCGGACGGCGCGGTTGTGTCGAGTGTCCAGTCTCAGCAGGACGTCATCGTCTCCGAACAGGACGCGGCTCAGGTGGCAGGCCACGGGGCTGGAGGGTCGAGTGGCAGCCTGGGGAAGGGCAAGAGAACTAAAACTAACAAAACACCCCACTGCTCTGTAGATAATGCCCCCTAAAGTATCTTAAATATCGTGATATAAACAGCTAAATGTAACAAcatcaagatgtttttttaCTGAACGATTTAAAAAGAGGTGAACGTCTGTCCTTACCTGCGAGCGTGCAGGAGATCTCAGCGGCGAGTTGAAGGCGCTGCCAATCTCAGAGGCTGTGTCTGTGCTCTCGTTGCTGGGCGTGGGCGAGGGCTGGCATGCGGGAGTGATGCTGATGCCCCCGGTTCTGCCCTCTGTGCGTACGTTCAGGGCGGAGGAGCCAGGTGTGGGCGTCGTCGGCATGGGGTCCTTTCTCTGGGCCTCTTTTTTGAGTCGGTCGGCGAGCATGCTCAAAGCCAGCTGACCCTCCACGCCTGAGACTCCGCCCCCACCGCAACTCCGCGCCACGCCCCGTCCACGGACACCGGCCTTTTTGCGGAACCTGGTGAGCAAAACACGTGAAAAGGTACATCATGAAGTGAACAAAGTTACACAGCATTTCTGTGGGACggtctcttactctctcttgctctctctctctttctgtctctctctctctgactctctctctccctctccatacCTGTCCTCCTCTTCATCGTCAAAGTCATCCTCATCATCAGAGTATGAGGCCTGAGGAGGACCAGGAACACGAGCACGAGCCACTCCTGCAGCCaggtcctcctcctcctgtatacacacacacacacacacacacacacacacacacacacacacagaggcatttCCAATTACTGAGGTAGTtttgaaaaacagacagatttcAGACGGACGTCTGCGTCTGGCGGCTCACCTGCATGGGGGACTTTGCATAATTGTGGTTGTCCAGGAAGGCAGGCAGGCGCTGAACAATGGTGTTGGGGGTGGTGGTGTTGCCCCCTGGAGGCAAAGTCTGGGGCTTGACTGTGGCTTTGGGTTTCTCCGAGGAGCTGGACACTGCAGGAGCACTCGCTAcatctgaatacacacacacacacacacacacacacacacacatacaacatttATCCAGGCACAAATGGAATGTTTACTGATTTTTCTTGCTATTCATtaaacacgcacacgcacctGTGGGCAGAGCTGGagctgtctgtgtctctgaccCCTCCTCCTTTTTGACAGCTGGGGGCGTGTCCTCTGAGGAGGAGTCCTGCTGCTTGCGTTCCTGAGTCGTGTCTGTCTGGGACGCCTTGATCGCCTGAAATAGACGACAAAGATCAAAAGCTACAGACACACgagcactaaactacacaacagCAGCACAGATTCTACAACACAATAAACTTCCTCCACCTGCTGCAGTCCTTCCAGTACGACCTGCCGGTTGTGTTTGAGCACCTCGAGCCTGGATTCGTACTTCACCCTGCGGTCAGGAACCACAGCCATCAGGTTGAAGCGGATGTCGTGGTACGGCTCACTGCAGGGGAACAGAAGGCTGacgtatgtatgtttgtgtgtttatatacagagCACAACACAGGGTAAAGGACATGTTACTGTTTACAGTCAGGCTTCGTCACACACGTATCGAGGTGATCTGAATATTATTGTACACACGTAAGACGGGATGCAGGAGCAATGAGACTGACATCATGACACTGCGAGACAGAGGACAGTGTTTAGGGAGTTAAGGTGCATCTCACCCTGCAGTCGCCAGACCGATTCTCTCCATAATGACCCTCCGAGCTTTGTCTGTCCACTCCTCCTCTTCTCCCCATGgacctgcagagagagagagagagagagagagagagagagagagagagagagagagagagagagaaagagagagaaaacgcgagacagacatacagacagggagagagagcgagagagagtgagagtgagagagagtgagatacagagagagacagacagagagagagagagaaagagagagacaggaagagagagagagacagggagagagagtgagatacagagagacagagagtgagatacagagagacacagagagagagagagagagagagagagagagtgagtgagtggtttaTCATACTGACACAGGGACACAGAGTGACAGGGTGTGAGATCTGACCGTGGTCTATGGGGTAAGCTTTGAGGCCATCCAGCTCAAACAGTCGGTCTTTAATGGGGACGTAGCTGACGAAATGAAAAGCCTCCATCGTCCTCACAGCGCTGATCCCGTTCTGTTTCTCCGGCAGGTGTCGTGGCTCGGGCCTCCAGAGAACACAGCGAACAGAGAGAGGGATTTTACACCATCCTGTTTTATTACACCATCCTGTTTTATTACACCATcctctcacacagctcacagaaCTCTACTGCACTCAGCTTTACTGACTGGGTTACACATGCTGTACCTGGCGTGACTGTTGTGTGCCTTCGCTAATTCTGGAGCATTCCCGATGGCATAGCCTTTActctgcgcgcacacacacacacacacacacacacaagtggcaAGATTGTCCTGAAATTCATTAATAGGAGAAAACAGCAgaatatacgtgtgtgtgtttgtgtgcgtgtatgtgtgtgtgtttgggtgtgtgtgtttgtgtacctcTGGACTGAACCCCTTGGTGAAGGCCTTCATGCGGCTTAGTGTGCTGCCCAATTCCACCCCACTGCAGTTCAGGAGCACGCTCAGTAAGGCATGAGTTGCACACGAGTTTGGGatcaactacacacacacacacacacacacacacacacgattcctAATATTAGTGCAGGTTAGAATATCGTGAATTGCACATATTCATTAATCTGCTGTTAGAGTAAAAGAGCCACTGAGTAAAAGATGTGAGACTGACTTGGTGAGCAAAAAACATGTCGTTGACGATGTCGTCATCGATAACCGAAGTCTCGTCCACCAGCGTAGACACTTTCCTCCTGGAGCGTCGCTCCTCGATCCATTTAAACAGGAAGATGAAGCCGTACACAGgactggataaaaaaaacacgCAACACATGTACTGTGTCAAAGTCTCATCTATAatgatctggtgtgtgtgtgtgtgtgttcatgctcaCTACCTCTGGCATTTACTCTGCAGGTCGTAGATCTCCTCCACCTGAACACCCTTCACACCTGAGCAACACACAACCAACAGGTTCATTTCACTTTGTTATATGTTATTACATAGCTGAGTGTAAACAGGAGAAGGAGCTGTACAGAAACATCGCTCACCAAAATCCTCCACCAGCAGTGTGAAGAGACCTGAAACAGCaaagcacagtgaaatgacGTCACTACACgtctgggtttgtgtgtgtgtgtctgtgtgcatgtatgtgtctgtgtgtgtatgtgtctgcgtgtgtgtatatatgtgagtgtgtggttgtgtctgtgtgtgtatatatatgtgtttgtgtgagtatgtgtttgtatatatgtgtgtatatgtgtgtgtgtatatatatgtgtgtgtgtgtgtataagtgtatgtgtgtctgtgtgtgtgtgtatatatatatgtgtttgtgtgagtatgtgtttgtatatgtgtgtgtatgtgtatatatatatatatgtgtgtgaatgtgtgtgtgtgtatatatgtgtgagtgtgtgtgtataagtgtatgtgtgtctgtgtgtgtgtgtgtgtatatatgtatgtgtgtgtgtgtatgtatgtatgtatgtgtgtgtctgcgtgtgtgtgtatatgtgagtgtgtgtgtttgtgtctgtgtgtgtatatatatatttgtgtgagtatgtgtttgtatatgtgtgtatgtatatatatgtgtgtgtgtgtgtgtgtgtgtgtgtataagtgtatgtgtgtgtgtatgtgtgtgagtatgtgcttgtatatatatatatatatgtgtgtgtgtatatatatatgtgtgtgtataagtgtatgtgtctgtctgtgtgtgtatgtatgtgtgtgtgtatgtatgtgtgtgtgtgtgtgtatgtatgtatgtatgtgtgtattctaaCAGAATTAAACTGACTGTGTGTCTATTAGCATTAGCTACTTTTAGCTTATAGCTAACTGACACTCACCGGGGTCGCTCTCCAGCTCCAGCCACCCTTTATTC from Tachysurus fulvidraco isolate hzauxx_2018 chromosome 2, HZAU_PFXX_2.0, whole genome shotgun sequence encodes the following:
- the bap1 gene encoding ubiquitin carboxyl-terminal hydrolase BAP1 isoform X3, translating into MNKGWLELESDPGLFTLLVEDFGVKGVQVEEIYDLQSKCQSPVYGFIFLFKWIEERRSRRKVSTLVDETSVIDDDIVNDMFFAHQLIPNSCATHALLSVLLNCSGVELGSTLSRMKAFTKGFSPESKGYAIGNAPELAKAHNSHARPEPRHLPEKQNGISAVRTMEAFHFVSYVPIKDRLFELDGLKAYPIDHGPWGEEEEWTDKARRVIMERIGLATAGEPYHDIRFNLMAVVPDRRVKYESRLEVLKHNRQVVLEGLQQAIKASQTDTTQERKQQDSSSEDTPPAVKKEEGSETQTAPALPTDVASAPAVSSSSEKPKATVKPQTLPPGGNTTTPNTIVQRLPAFLDNHNYAKSPMQEEEDLAAGVARARVPGPPQASYSDDEDDFDDEEEDRFRKKAGVRGRGVARSCGGGGVSGVEGQLALSMLADRLKKEAQRKDPMPTTPTPGSSALNVRTEGRTGGISITPACQPSPTPSNESTDTASEIGSAFNSPLRSPARSQAATRPSSPVACHLSRVLFGDDDVLLRLDTRHNRAVRELGALISATQLQLREDGTIYTLPSTEAVCDVVKKAVVVDSLEASESTEGGGTDGGKGAASRELKQEKELTEMSKDKPSAETANFAEPEALPKPLGEKYTPKELLALLKCVEADIANYEVYLKEEVEKRKKYKIDDQRRTHNYDEFICTFISMLAQEGMLASLVEQNISVRRRQGVSIGRLHKQRKPDRRKRSRPYKAKRQ
- the bap1 gene encoding ubiquitin carboxyl-terminal hydrolase BAP1 isoform X2; its protein translation is MNKGWLELESDPGLFTLLVEDFGVKGVQVEEIYDLQSKCQSPVYGFIFLFKWIEERRSRRKVSTLVDETSVIDDDIVNDMFFAHQLIPNSCATHALLSVLLNCSGVELGSTLSRMKAFTKGFSPESKGYAIGNAPELAKAHNSHARPEPRHLPEKQNGISAVRTMEAFHFVSYVPIKDRLFELDGLKAYPIDHGPWGEEEEWTDKARRVIMERIGLATAGEPYHDIRFNLMAVVPDRRVKYESRLEVLKHNRQVVLEGLQQAIKASQTDTTQERKQQDSSSEDTPPAVKKEEGSETQTAPALPTDVASAPAVSSSSEKPKATVKPQTLPPGGNTTTPNTIVQRLPAFLDNHNYAKSPMQEEEDLAAGVARARVPGPPQASYSDDEDDFDDEEEDRYGEGERESERERQKERESKREFRKKAGVRGRGVARSCGGGGVSGVEGQLALSMLADRLKKEAQRKDPMPTTPTPGSSALNVRTEGRTGGISITPACQPSPTPSNESTDTASEIGSAFNSPLRSPARSQAATRPSSPVACHLSRVLFGDDDVLLRLDTRHNRAVRELGALISATQLQLREDGTIYTLPKAVCDVVKKAVVVDSLEASESTEGGGTDGGKGAASRELKQEKELTEMSKDKPSAETANFAEPEALPKPLGEKYTPKELLALLKCVEADIANYEVYLKEEVEKRKKYKIDDQRRTHNYDEFICTFISMLAQEGMLASLVEQNISVRRRQGVSIGRLHKQRKPDRRKRSRPYKAKRQ
- the bap1 gene encoding ubiquitin carboxyl-terminal hydrolase BAP1 isoform X1 translates to MNKGWLELESDPGLFTLLVEDFGVKGVQVEEIYDLQSKCQSPVYGFIFLFKWIEERRSRRKVSTLVDETSVIDDDIVNDMFFAHQLIPNSCATHALLSVLLNCSGVELGSTLSRMKAFTKGFSPESKGYAIGNAPELAKAHNSHARPEPRHLPEKQNGISAVRTMEAFHFVSYVPIKDRLFELDGLKAYPIDHGPWGEEEEWTDKARRVIMERIGLATAGEPYHDIRFNLMAVVPDRRVKYESRLEVLKHNRQVVLEGLQQAIKASQTDTTQERKQQDSSSEDTPPAVKKEEGSETQTAPALPTDVASAPAVSSSSEKPKATVKPQTLPPGGNTTTPNTIVQRLPAFLDNHNYAKSPMQEEEDLAAGVARARVPGPPQASYSDDEDDFDDEEEDRYGEGERESERERQKERESKREFRKKAGVRGRGVARSCGGGGVSGVEGQLALSMLADRLKKEAQRKDPMPTTPTPGSSALNVRTEGRTGGISITPACQPSPTPSNESTDTASEIGSAFNSPLRSPARSQAATRPSSPVACHLSRVLFGDDDVLLRLDTRHNRAVRELGALISATQLQLREDGTIYTLPSTEAVCDVVKKAVVVDSLEASESTEGGGTDGGKGAASRELKQEKELTEMSKDKPSAETANFAEPEALPKPLGEKYTPKELLALLKCVEADIANYEVYLKEEVEKRKKYKIDDQRRTHNYDEFICTFISMLAQEGMLASLVEQNISVRRRQGVSIGRLHKQRKPDRRKRSRPYKAKRQ